In Marivirga salinae, a single window of DNA contains:
- a CDS encoding saccharopine dehydrogenase family protein, whose translation MDYKILIYGANGYTGKLITQEAKRKGINVEIAGRNEKAIQSIARETGFPYHIVELNDTDKLERLLKDFHTVIHCAGPFSETAVPMVEACIKSKTNYLDITGEIWVFEDVMKYHEQAIKAGIALIPGVGFDVVPTDCLAGYLKDKLPSGTSLELAFVGSKTGMSRGTAVTMAKNIAKGGFIRENGEIKNVPLAYDVKEIEFPHKKQWCMTIPWGDLMTSYHQTQIPNIKVFSGASLKMIKKIKKYRNLKFLLGIGWIQKLVRRRIENSVSGPKEDNLKSGKTYVIGKIMDDAGNSFKAELITPEAYFLTAKTALVSALKLDKNPSKGYLTPSQAFGKDFIMEFENVERIDKA comes from the coding sequence ATGGACTATAAGATTCTGATATATGGCGCTAACGGTTATACCGGAAAATTAATTACGCAAGAAGCCAAGAGAAAGGGAATAAACGTAGAAATTGCTGGCAGAAATGAAAAAGCAATTCAATCAATAGCTAGAGAAACTGGTTTTCCGTATCATATCGTTGAATTAAACGATACAGATAAATTAGAAAGATTATTAAAAGACTTCCATACCGTAATTCATTGTGCTGGTCCATTTTCAGAAACAGCAGTTCCGATGGTAGAAGCATGCATAAAATCAAAAACTAATTACCTTGACATTACAGGCGAAATCTGGGTTTTTGAAGATGTAATGAAATATCATGAACAAGCTATAAAAGCAGGAATTGCTCTCATTCCTGGCGTTGGCTTTGATGTAGTACCTACCGATTGCCTAGCTGGCTATTTAAAAGATAAACTCCCTAGTGGTACATCATTGGAATTAGCATTTGTAGGCTCAAAAACTGGTATGTCACGAGGTACAGCAGTTACAATGGCTAAAAACATTGCAAAAGGTGGATTTATAAGAGAAAATGGAGAAATTAAAAATGTGCCATTAGCATATGATGTAAAAGAAATAGAATTTCCACATAAAAAACAGTGGTGTATGACTATTCCTTGGGGTGATTTAATGACAAGCTACCATCAAACGCAAATCCCCAACATTAAGGTATTTAGTGGCGCTAGTCTTAAAATGATCAAGAAAATCAAGAAATATAGAAATTTAAAGTTTCTTTTAGGGATTGGCTGGATCCAAAAATTAGTAAGAAGAAGAATAGAAAACTCTGTTTCTGGGCCAAAAGAAGATAATCTAAAATCTGGCAAAACTTATGTGATTGGAAAGATAATGGATGATGCTGGAAATAGTTTTAAAGCCGAATTAATTACTCCAGAAGCATATTTCCTAACAGCCAAAACAGCATTAGTTTCTGCTCTAAAACTAGATAAAAATCCTTCAAAAGGCTATTTAACTCCGTCACAAGCATTTGGTAAGGATTTCATAATGGAATTTGAAAATGTAGAAAGAATTGACAAGGCATAA
- a CDS encoding NUDIX hydrolase — MEALKQYRPLSEKEEEYKNKMLELYEAKGKKAFSRNNLEAHFTASAWIINSHSKEILLLHHKKLNKWLQPGGHADGETDLEKVARKEVNEETGLENLKLVSNDVYDIDIHLIPENKGIPEHYHYDVRFAYFCESNEKTRINHESNDFQWIKIKEVETLTQEPSILRMVKKSKNLLNGL; from the coding sequence ATGGAAGCACTAAAGCAATACAGACCGCTCTCAGAAAAGGAAGAAGAATATAAAAATAAAATGCTGGAGCTTTACGAAGCAAAAGGCAAAAAAGCATTCAGTAGAAATAACTTAGAGGCACACTTTACAGCCTCCGCTTGGATTATCAATAGTCATTCAAAGGAAATATTGTTACTGCATCACAAAAAGCTTAATAAGTGGCTACAGCCAGGTGGCCATGCAGATGGTGAAACAGATTTGGAAAAAGTAGCCAGAAAAGAAGTAAATGAAGAAACCGGTCTTGAAAATTTAAAGTTAGTTTCAAATGATGTTTATGACATCGACATCCATCTTATTCCAGAGAATAAAGGAATTCCCGAACATTACCATTATGACGTTAGGTTTGCTTATTTTTGCGAGAGTAATGAAAAAACTCGAATAAATCATGAAAGCAATGACTTTCAATGGATTAAAATAAAAGAAGTAGAAACCTTAACACAAGAGCCTTCAATTTTGAGAATGGTCAAAAAATCAAAAAACTTATTAAATGGACTATAA
- a CDS encoding ABC transporter ATP-binding protein, giving the protein MQLTLEGLSKKYPKNKLFENLNQTFETNNTYAITGENGSGKSTFIKIIAGVIAPSKGKVNFIENGKLVEKENIYQLLGIAAPYLNLIEEYTLKEHLDFHSKFKNSLFGTDIMNEINNANLAQSMNKPIAEFSSGMQQRLKLILCCCFEAKVLLLDEPTSHLDSKGIEWYKDLLRRTSDERITLIASNNPIEYNDFAKKLINIGDN; this is encoded by the coding sequence ATGCAATTAACTCTTGAAGGGCTCAGCAAAAAATACCCGAAGAATAAGTTATTTGAAAATTTGAATCAGACATTCGAAACAAATAATACTTATGCCATTACAGGAGAAAATGGAAGTGGGAAATCTACATTTATTAAGATTATTGCGGGGGTGATTGCACCTAGTAAAGGCAAAGTTAATTTTATCGAAAACGGTAAATTGGTAGAAAAAGAAAATATTTATCAATTATTAGGCATTGCTGCTCCTTATCTAAACTTAATTGAAGAATATACATTAAAAGAACACTTAGATTTTCATTCAAAATTCAAAAACAGCCTTTTCGGCACAGATATAATGAATGAAATAAACAATGCAAATTTGGCTCAAAGCATGAATAAACCTATTGCAGAATTTTCATCTGGAATGCAGCAAAGGTTAAAGTTAATTTTATGCTGTTGTTTTGAAGCTAAGGTACTTCTATTGGATGAGCCAACATCACATTTAGACTCAAAAGGAATAGAATGGTATAAAGACTTATTGAGAAGGACTTCTGACGAAAGAATCACCTTAATTGCATCAAATAACCCAATAGAATACAATGATTTTGCAAAAAAATTGATTAATATTGGGGATAATTAA
- the lpxA gene encoding acyl-ACP--UDP-N-acetylglucosamine O-acyltransferase translates to MDKSLNYIHPDAKIGKDVIIEPFTFIDKDVEIGNGTWIGPNVTINSGARIGKNCKIYSGATISAVPQDLKFSGEVTTTEIGDDTVIREYVNISRGTNDRKVTKIGSKTLIMAYVHIAHDCMIGDNCILVNSVQVGGHVSIDDWAIIGGATAIHQFVKIGSHVMISGGSLVRKDVPPYVKAAREPLTYCGINSVGLRRRGFSNERINDIQEIYRSLYLSGKNNAEALENIETLIRSSEERDNITAFVRKSERGIMKGYGN, encoded by the coding sequence ATGGACAAGTCATTAAATTATATTCATCCTGATGCAAAAATAGGTAAGGATGTCATAATCGAACCTTTTACATTCATTGACAAAGATGTAGAAATTGGAAACGGCACTTGGATAGGGCCTAATGTCACGATAAACTCAGGAGCCAGAATCGGTAAAAACTGTAAAATCTATTCAGGTGCTACTATTTCTGCTGTGCCCCAAGATTTAAAATTTAGCGGTGAAGTCACTACTACTGAAATTGGTGATGACACAGTGATTAGAGAATATGTTAACATCAGCCGAGGTACAAACGATAGAAAAGTTACGAAAATTGGTTCAAAAACTTTAATTATGGCTTATGTACATATCGCTCATGACTGTATGATAGGAGATAATTGCATTTTGGTAAATTCAGTTCAAGTTGGAGGGCATGTTTCCATAGATGATTGGGCTATAATTGGTGGTGCAACAGCCATTCATCAATTTGTAAAGATCGGTAGTCATGTGATGATATCTGGTGGTTCATTGGTCAGAAAAGACGTCCCTCCTTATGTTAAAGCAGCTCGTGAACCTCTTACTTATTGTGGTATTAATTCCGTTGGACTTAGAAGAAGAGGATTTAGCAATGAAAGAATCAATGATATTCAAGAAATCTATAGGAGTCTCTATTTAAGTGGTAAAAACAATGCCGAAGCACTTGAAAATATAGAAACTTTAATCAGAAGTAGTGAAGAAAGAGATAATATAACTGCTTTTGTTAGAAAATCTGAAAGAGGTATCATGAAAGGCTACGGAAACTGA
- a CDS encoding bifunctional UDP-3-O-[3-hydroxymyristoyl] N-acetylglucosamine deacetylase/3-hydroxyacyl-ACP dehydratase: MYNKQHTIKKAVSVSGVGLHTGHKVTLTFKPDEIDSGIKFQRVDLPEKPIIEADADLVVDTSRGTTIARGEARVSTVEHVLSALVGLQIDNVLIEVDGPETPIMDGSAKLFYEALESVGLEEQNALRNFFEVPEGLFLTDDEKNVEMALLPVDDYRVTVMIDYNSKVLGSQHASLNNIAEFKKEISTCRTFVFLHELQQLYNNNLIKGGDLNNAIVVVDKLVSDEELKELAKIFDKPHIEVKEEGILDNIELRFKNEPARHKLLDVVGDLALVGRPIKGQILAARPGHSTNVAFAQKIKKYIKKSEKSAPKYDPNAEPVMDIDGISAMLRHRYPFQLVDKIIHQDHKTVIGLKNITINENFFQGHFPGNPVMPGVLQIEAMAQTGGILVLSSVDEPSEYWTYFLGIDNCRFRKMVRPGDTIILKCELLAPIKRGIAKMQGYAYVGNSVVSEATLTARIVKKEEE; encoded by the coding sequence ATGTATAATAAGCAGCACACTATTAAAAAAGCGGTAAGTGTTTCTGGTGTAGGACTTCACACTGGCCATAAAGTCACTTTAACCTTCAAGCCTGATGAAATCGATAGTGGAATTAAATTTCAAAGAGTAGATCTTCCTGAAAAGCCAATCATCGAAGCTGATGCCGATTTAGTGGTAGACACTTCAAGAGGTACTACTATTGCTAGAGGTGAAGCTAGAGTATCAACAGTAGAACATGTTTTGTCTGCTTTGGTGGGTTTACAAATTGACAATGTTTTAATAGAAGTAGATGGTCCTGAAACACCTATCATGGATGGAAGTGCTAAGCTTTTCTATGAAGCATTGGAATCAGTAGGTTTAGAAGAGCAAAATGCACTAAGAAACTTCTTTGAAGTTCCCGAAGGCCTTTTCCTGACAGATGATGAGAAAAATGTAGAGATGGCACTATTGCCTGTTGATGACTACAGAGTTACGGTTATGATAGACTATAACTCTAAAGTTTTGGGTAGCCAGCATGCCTCTTTAAATAATATAGCAGAATTTAAAAAAGAAATTTCAACTTGTAGGACTTTTGTATTCCTTCATGAACTTCAACAACTTTATAATAACAATTTAATAAAAGGTGGTGATTTAAATAATGCCATTGTTGTGGTTGATAAATTAGTTTCTGATGAAGAGTTAAAAGAACTTGCTAAAATTTTCGACAAACCTCATATTGAAGTTAAAGAAGAAGGGATCCTTGACAATATTGAACTGAGATTTAAGAATGAACCTGCTCGACATAAGTTACTAGATGTAGTAGGTGATTTAGCTTTAGTAGGAAGACCAATTAAAGGACAAATCTTAGCTGCTCGACCTGGACATTCTACTAATGTGGCTTTCGCACAGAAAATCAAAAAGTATATTAAAAAATCAGAAAAGTCTGCTCCCAAATACGATCCTAATGCAGAACCTGTTATGGATATTGATGGCATCTCTGCAATGTTGCGCCATAGATATCCTTTTCAATTGGTAGACAAAATTATTCACCAAGACCACAAAACAGTAATAGGTTTAAAGAATATCACCATTAACGAAAATTTCTTTCAGGGTCATTTCCCTGGAAACCCTGTAATGCCGGGTGTTTTACAAATTGAAGCAATGGCTCAGACAGGAGGAATTTTAGTTCTTAGTTCCGTTGATGAGCCTTCAGAATATTGGACTTATTTTTTAGGTATCGATAATTGCAGATTTAGAAAAATGGTGAGGCCCGGTGATACTATAATCCTAAAGTGCGAACTTTTAGCTCCTATAAAAAGAGGAATAGCCAAAATGCAAGGATATGCGTATGTAGGAAATAGTGTAGTGAGTGAAGCAACGCTTACCGCTAGAATTGTTAAAAAAGAAGAAGAATAA
- the lpxD gene encoding UDP-3-O-(3-hydroxymyristoyl)glucosamine N-acyltransferase, with protein sequence MEFSVNQIAGMIGGTVEGDGERVVDNLGKIEEGKAKTISFLSNEKYENHIYTSDAAAIIVKKNFLPKKTIKPALIKVEDPYSAFTQLLEEYNKIMSYAKLGVEDPSFIGEGSSVGENIYRGAFSYIGNNVKIGNNVKIYPQAHIGDNVVIGDNSIIYQGVKIYADSKIGINCNIQAGAVIGSDGFGFAPQSDGTYKTIPQLGNVILEDNVSIGANTTIDCATLGSTIIRKGAKLDNLVQIAHNVEVGENTVVASQAGISGSTKVGKNCVIAGQVGIVGHIEIADRTTVSAKAGISKSVKQSGTILSGMIGFEHKQFLKASTLFKRLPELHQQIQQLEKIVLNLPSEKKN encoded by the coding sequence ATGGAGTTTAGCGTAAATCAAATAGCTGGAATGATCGGAGGCACGGTTGAAGGCGATGGAGAACGAGTAGTCGATAATCTGGGAAAAATTGAAGAGGGAAAAGCCAAAACAATTAGCTTTCTTTCTAATGAAAAATATGAAAACCACATCTATACATCAGATGCAGCAGCCATCATAGTAAAAAAGAATTTCCTACCTAAAAAAACCATTAAACCGGCTTTAATAAAGGTGGAAGATCCGTATTCTGCCTTTACTCAATTATTGGAAGAATATAATAAGATTATGTCCTATGCAAAATTGGGCGTGGAAGATCCATCTTTTATCGGGGAAGGAAGCTCTGTGGGTGAAAATATTTACAGAGGGGCATTTTCATATATTGGAAATAATGTAAAGATTGGAAATAATGTAAAGATCTATCCTCAAGCTCACATAGGTGATAACGTTGTAATTGGTGACAATTCTATAATTTATCAAGGTGTAAAGATTTATGCCGATTCTAAAATTGGGATTAACTGTAATATTCAAGCAGGTGCAGTGATCGGAAGCGATGGATTCGGTTTTGCTCCGCAATCAGACGGAACTTATAAAACAATTCCACAATTAGGAAATGTTATTTTAGAAGATAATGTAAGCATTGGAGCCAACACCACTATTGATTGCGCCACATTGGGTTCAACCATTATCAGAAAAGGAGCGAAATTAGACAATTTAGTTCAAATAGCGCATAATGTTGAGGTTGGCGAAAATACTGTAGTTGCTTCTCAAGCCGGGATATCAGGAAGCACAAAAGTGGGTAAAAACTGCGTAATAGCGGGTCAAGTTGGAATAGTAGGACATATTGAAATCGCTGATCGTACTACAGTTAGTGCCAAGGCCGGTATATCTAAGTCCGTAAAACAAAGCGGTACAATTCTATCAGGAATGATTGGTTTTGAACATAAGCAATTCCTTAAAGCCAGTACTTTATTTAAAAGGTTGCCGGAATTACACCAACAAATTCAGCAATTGGAAAAAATAGTTTTAAATTTGCCGTCTGAAAAAAAGAACTAA
- a CDS encoding HD domain-containing protein has translation MKKLKKVNDPIYGFITIKSELLFSIFNHPYFQRLRRIRQLGLSELVYPGATHTRFHHALGSTHLMGLALDHLKEKGVNINEIEYESAQIAILLHDIGHGPFSHALEYSLIKGITHENISLQFMKMLNKEFSGQLDTAIAMFKNSYKRKFFHQLISSQLDVDRLDYLNRDSFYTGVSEGNISVDRIISHLDVIEDEIVVEEKAIYSIENFLNARRLMYWQVYLHKTALSAERMLVHLMSRAKEVHSLDNISPALKYFLENDFTLEEFQEKPEIVHQFSKLDDSDIWHAIKVWESNKDKVLKNLSQRILQRDLFKIKLGNEPLKKTDINALKAKIAQEFNLLNKEAAFFLSHGEVTNSAYVEGGKSIKIITKKGHLMDIAQAADLPNIKAMSKIVKKYYLCLPKNVSL, from the coding sequence TTGAAGAAGTTAAAAAAGGTAAACGATCCTATTTACGGATTCATTACAATAAAAAGTGAATTACTTTTCAGTATTTTCAACCACCCTTATTTCCAACGCTTACGCAGGATTCGGCAATTGGGTTTGAGCGAACTGGTTTATCCCGGTGCCACTCATACTCGTTTTCATCATGCATTGGGCTCAACCCATTTAATGGGCTTGGCTTTAGATCATTTAAAAGAAAAAGGTGTCAATATTAATGAAATAGAATACGAGTCCGCTCAAATTGCAATTTTACTTCATGATATTGGTCATGGTCCTTTTTCTCATGCCTTAGAGTACAGTTTGATAAAAGGAATTACGCATGAAAATATTTCATTGCAATTTATGAAAATGCTCAATAAAGAATTTTCAGGTCAGTTGGACACTGCCATTGCAATGTTCAAAAACTCATATAAAAGAAAATTCTTCCATCAATTGATTTCTAGTCAATTGGATGTGGATAGGCTAGATTATCTTAATAGAGACTCATTTTATACAGGAGTATCAGAAGGAAATATAAGTGTAGATAGAATCATTAGTCATTTAGACGTGATTGAGGATGAAATTGTGGTAGAAGAAAAAGCCATTTATAGTATTGAAAATTTCCTTAATGCCAGAAGATTGATGTATTGGCAAGTTTACTTGCATAAAACAGCTTTAAGTGCTGAAAGGATGTTGGTTCACTTGATGAGTAGAGCAAAAGAAGTGCATAGTTTGGATAATATCTCGCCTGCTTTAAAATATTTTCTGGAAAATGATTTCACTTTAGAAGAATTTCAAGAGAAACCGGAAATCGTTCATCAATTTTCTAAATTAGATGATTCTGATATCTGGCATGCCATAAAAGTTTGGGAAAGCAATAAAGATAAAGTGCTTAAAAATTTAAGTCAACGAATTCTTCAACGCGATTTATTTAAAATAAAATTAGGAAACGAACCGCTTAAAAAAACTGATATCAATGCGCTAAAAGCAAAAATTGCTCAAGAGTTTAATTTATTAAATAAAGAAGCAGCCTTTTTCCTTTCTCATGGTGAGGTTACAAATTCAGCCTATGTAGAAGGTGGGAAAAGCATTAAAATAATAACTAAAAAAGGGCATTTGATGGACATAGCTCAAGCAGCCGATTTACCAAACATCAAAGCTATGAGTAAAATTGTCAAAAAATATTACCTATGCCTACCTAAAAACGTATCTTTGTAA
- the porX gene encoding T9SS response regulator signal transducer PorX — protein sequence MQNYQILWADDEIDLLKPHIIFLENKGYQITPVNNGSEAVDLCKEQKFDVVFLDENMPGMTGLEALSLIKSNNPNIPVVMITKSEEEYIMEEAIGSKIADYLIKPLNPNQILLSVKKILDNKRLVTEKTNQSYQQDFRNISMAFGDDMDHQEWAEMYKKLVYWDLEIDQTDDQSMSEVLSMQHVEANTNFAKFIDENYEDWLNEYQDEAPLLSHKLMEEKVFPKMGEEPVFFIVIDNLRFDQWKLLEPEILKYFNIEEEDNYYSILPTTTAYSRNSIFSGLLPDEMAKKHPDLWVTEDDDEGKNNFEDKFIERQMKRKNVQGKFTYNKIVNVNQGKQVLDHVSAMMDHDLNVLVYNFVDMLSHARTDMKMIRELAPDESAYRSLTKSWFLHSPLLELLKRVSTKKAKVVITTDHGTIRVKKPFKIVGDRNVNSNLRYKQGKNLGYKKSNDVLEVPKPERFHLPTINVSTSYVFTKGESFFAYPNNYNYYVNYFKDTFQHGGVSMEEMIIPIISLTSKDGK from the coding sequence ATGCAAAATTATCAAATCTTATGGGCAGATGACGAAATAGATCTGCTTAAACCTCACATTATTTTTTTAGAAAACAAAGGTTATCAAATTACTCCAGTTAATAATGGTTCGGAGGCAGTAGATTTATGTAAAGAACAAAAATTTGATGTTGTTTTCCTAGATGAAAATATGCCCGGCATGACAGGGTTGGAAGCATTGAGCCTTATTAAAAGTAATAATCCTAATATTCCAGTAGTGATGATCACGAAAAGTGAAGAGGAATATATTATGGAGGAAGCTATTGGTTCCAAAATTGCTGATTATTTGATTAAACCGCTCAATCCTAATCAGATATTGCTTTCAGTTAAAAAGATTTTAGATAATAAGCGCTTAGTCACTGAGAAAACGAACCAAAGTTATCAGCAAGATTTTCGTAATATTAGTATGGCTTTTGGTGACGATATGGATCACCAAGAATGGGCTGAAATGTATAAAAAGCTTGTTTATTGGGATTTGGAAATCGATCAAACAGATGATCAGAGTATGTCTGAAGTGCTTTCTATGCAACATGTGGAGGCTAATACCAACTTCGCTAAGTTTATTGATGAAAATTATGAAGATTGGTTGAACGAATACCAAGATGAAGCACCTTTATTGAGTCACAAATTAATGGAAGAAAAGGTTTTTCCTAAGATGGGGGAGGAACCTGTATTTTTTATAGTGATTGATAATTTAAGGTTTGACCAATGGAAGTTGTTGGAGCCTGAAATTCTTAAATACTTTAATATTGAAGAAGAAGATAATTACTACTCTATTTTACCGACAACCACTGCTTATTCCAGAAATTCCATTTTCTCAGGATTATTACCAGATGAAATGGCGAAAAAGCATCCTGATTTGTGGGTGACTGAGGATGATGACGAAGGCAAAAACAACTTCGAAGATAAGTTTATCGAAAGACAAATGAAGCGGAAAAATGTCCAAGGTAAATTTACATACAATAAAATAGTGAATGTGAATCAGGGTAAACAAGTCTTGGATCATGTGTCCGCTATGATGGATCATGATTTGAATGTGTTGGTTTATAATTTTGTGGACATGCTTTCTCATGCAAGAACGGACATGAAAATGATTCGTGAATTAGCGCCTGATGAATCCGCATATCGTTCCTTGACAAAAAGCTGGTTTTTGCATTCTCCACTTCTTGAGTTATTGAAGAGGGTTTCTACAAAGAAAGCTAAGGTTGTGATTACCACCGATCATGGGACTATCAGGGTGAAAAAGCCATTTAAAATTGTGGGTGATCGAAATGTGAATAGCAATTTGAGATATAAACAAGGTAAAAATCTAGGGTATAAAAAAAGCAATGATGTTTTAGAAGTTCCTAAACCAGAAAGATTTCATTTGCCAACAATAAATGTGAGCACATCCTATGTATTCACCAAAGGAGAAAGCTTTTTTGCCTATCCAAATAATTATAATTACTACGTTAATTATTTTAAAGATACCTTTCAGCATGGAGGAGTTTCAATGGAAGAAATGATAATTCCCATTATTTCATTAACTTCGAAAGATGGAAAGTGA
- the tsaE gene encoding tRNA (adenosine(37)-N6)-threonylcarbamoyltransferase complex ATPase subunit type 1 TsaE: MESEISENISFSDVHLDDLPQTVAEIYSFAKNYKIWLFKAEMGGGKTTFISHLCDYLEVEDHASSPTFGLVNEYLSAKAGEIYHFDFYRIKNEQEAFEIGVEDYFYSDKLCLIEWPEMIPSFIPDQFLLIEISLSKELTKRNFKISKHG, translated from the coding sequence ATGGAAAGTGAAATCTCTGAAAACATATCATTTTCGGACGTACATTTAGATGATTTGCCTCAAACAGTGGCTGAAATTTATTCTTTTGCAAAGAATTATAAAATTTGGCTATTTAAAGCTGAAATGGGTGGAGGAAAAACTACTTTTATTAGTCACCTGTGTGATTATTTAGAGGTGGAAGATCATGCCAGTAGCCCAACTTTTGGGCTGGTGAATGAATATTTGTCAGCTAAAGCAGGAGAAATCTATCATTTTGACTTCTACAGAATTAAAAATGAACAAGAAGCGTTTGAAATAGGAGTGGAGGATTATTTCTATTCTGATAAGTTATGCTTGATAGAGTGGCCGGAAATGATACCTTCTTTTATTCCAGATCAATTTTTATTGATTGAGATTTCCCTTTCCAAGGAACTGACAAAAAGGAATTTTAAAATAAGTAAGCATGGCTAA
- a CDS encoding alanine dehydrogenase: MAKEISRKGFDVLARKSALYPQEELLAIERGKNAMQIGIPNEISLQEKRVPLTPGAVALLSNNGHEVIVESGMGLSSNFTDNEYSDAGAKIVYSSKEAFEAQLVVKIEPPVKEEIEMFKPGSFLISALQVGQLNKEYFQLINEKRITAIGIELIEDKVGGMPMVRAMSEIAGISAIQIATELLSNLNDGKGIILGGITGVRPTKVVILGAGTVGEYAARAALGLGANIEIYDNHLYKLRRIKHALGQPIHTSSMDTVMLSDSLTEADVLICAIRAEKGRSGCIVNEEMVMNMRKNAVIIDVSIDQGGCVETSEVTSHDNPTFKKYDVIHYCVPNIASRVSRTASNAVSNILTPMLLQAGDVGGIEEMIFSHSWFMKGVYTYKGSLTNMHIAKKFDLKYKELSLLMAARF; the protein is encoded by the coding sequence ATGGCTAAGGAGATTTCAAGAAAAGGGTTTGATGTTTTAGCAAGAAAAAGCGCCCTATATCCTCAAGAAGAGTTATTAGCTATTGAGCGTGGTAAAAATGCTATGCAAATAGGTATACCTAATGAGATTTCCTTACAAGAAAAAAGAGTTCCACTTACACCAGGAGCTGTTGCATTATTATCTAATAATGGACATGAAGTAATAGTGGAAAGCGGAATGGGATTGAGCAGTAACTTCACGGATAATGAATATAGCGATGCTGGAGCCAAAATAGTTTATTCATCCAAAGAGGCTTTTGAAGCGCAATTGGTAGTGAAAATAGAACCGCCCGTTAAGGAAGAAATAGAAATGTTCAAGCCGGGTAGTTTTTTAATTTCTGCACTTCAAGTTGGGCAATTAAATAAAGAATATTTTCAATTGATCAATGAAAAAAGGATAACCGCTATTGGAATTGAATTGATTGAAGATAAAGTGGGCGGCATGCCAATGGTGAGGGCAATGAGTGAAATAGCCGGTATTTCTGCTATTCAAATTGCCACCGAATTATTAAGTAATTTGAATGATGGTAAAGGTATTATTTTAGGTGGTATAACTGGTGTTAGACCTACTAAAGTTGTGATCCTAGGTGCTGGAACTGTTGGGGAATATGCCGCAAGAGCAGCTTTAGGTTTAGGTGCTAACATTGAAATTTATGATAATCATTTATATAAGCTAAGAAGAATTAAGCATGCTTTAGGTCAACCAATTCATACTAGTTCAATGGATACTGTTATGTTGAGTGATTCTTTGACTGAAGCTGATGTTTTAATTTGTGCTATTAGAGCCGAAAAGGGTAGAAGTGGATGTATTGTAAATGAAGAGATGGTCATGAATATGCGCAAAAATGCGGTGATTATTGATGTCAGTATTGATCAAGGTGGTTGTGTTGAAACTTCAGAAGTGACTTCTCACGATAATCCAACTTTTAAAAAATATGATGTGATTCATTATTGTGTACCCAACATAGCATCAAGAGTTTCGAGAACAGCAAGTAATGCCGTAAGTAATATTTTAACGCCTATGCTGCTTCAAGCGGGTGATGTTGGAGGAATTGAAGAAATGATATTTTCTCATTCATGGTTTATGAAAGGCGTTTACACGTATAAAGGTAGCCTAACAAATATGCATATTGCTAAAAAATTCGATTTGAAATATAAAGAATTGAGTTTGTTGATGGCGGCCAGATTCTAA